From the genome of Aspergillus fumigatus Af293 chromosome 1, whole genome shotgun sequence, one region includes:
- the exgO gene encoding glycoside hydrolase family 55 protein, whose product MAFLRTPIVLLLTQILLFLGLVNAVPTPESLDVHGNLARDTASSFWVANIKRQGAVAFGQSSGYQVYRNVKDFGAKGDGVTDDTAAINQAISSGNRCGKGCDSSTTTPALVYFPPGTYVVSKPIIQYYYTQIVGDAVDLPVIKASADFTGMAVIDADPYENDGSNWYTNQNNFFRAIRNLVIDLRAMPMNSGAGIHWQVGQATSLQNIRFEMIRGGGDANKQQGIFMDNGSGGFMSDLTFNGGNYGMFVGNQQFTTRNLSFNDCNTAVFMNWNWAWTFKSISINNCQVGLNMSNAPQNQTVGSVLLLDSSVTNTPTGVVTAFTQDSIPVGGGVLILENVDFTGSNVAVAGISGNTILKGGSVVASWIQGNTYSPANSLNKRATQGKVRVVTETVVETVLACPAQHSETLESAPARTATAAASTEARQSNADAYESTQVAGQPSAAKTTPVVYPTLSGGLSKPGFSSGSTISSQGPSSGNMPAPPAETVAAGKPPAAPSGGGSTGETPVVVPNAPQTTSTKPNIPTAQASASSATAASIAVSHSAAACASKAITKTRVQTVMSQATKPSSLLNGPKVFERSKPQYAEYAASSFVSVKSAGAKGDGQTDDTAAIQKVLNSVTEDQIVYFDHGAYIITDTIKVPKNIKITGEVWPLLMAHGEKFADEKNPIPLLQIGQPGEKGSVEITDLAIQTKGPAPGAILMEWNVAEASQGSVGMWDVHFRIGGSAGTELQSDKCSKTPKMTTTPNPQCIGAFMLLHLTEQASAYIENAWFWTADHELDLADHNQINIYNGRGVLIESNGPVWLYGTASEHHQLYNYQVANAQNVFMALIQTETPYYQSNPDALTPFTPQTTWNDPTFSHCTTASCRKAWGLRVMNTSDLFVYGAGLYSFFENYGQTCLDTESCQENMVEVDCSNVHLYGLSTKASVNMITSSNGAGIVPQDENESNFCSTIALFEQS is encoded by the exons ATGGCTTTTCTTCGCACTCCCATCGTGCTCTTGCTGACGCAGATACTGCTCTTCCTGGGCCTAGTCAATGCAGTTCCTACCCCGGAATCTCTTGATGTGCATGGAAATTTAGCTCGAGATACTGCGTCGAGCTTCTGGGTGGCTAATATTAAGCGTCAAGGCGCCGTGGCTTTCGGCCAGAGCTCGGGTTATCAGGTTTACCGCAATGTGAAGGACTTTGGCGCAAAGG GTGACGGAGTAACCGATGATACTGCGGCGATCAACCAGGCCATATCTTCCGGGAATCGGTGCGGAAAAGGATGCGattcctccaccaccactcCCGCTCTGGTTTACTTTCCTCCCGGTACATACGTTGTCTCGAAGCCCATCATCCAGTATTACTACACTCAGATAGTCGGTGATGCCGTTGATCTTCCTGTGATCAAAGCATCCGCCGACTTTACAGGCATGGCGGTGATTGACGCCGACCCGTACGAGAATGACGGCTCCAATTGGTACACCAACCAGAACAACTTCTTCCGCGCCATTCGCAACCTTGTCATCGACCTCAGGGCCATGCCTATGAACAGCGGTGCTGGTATCCACTGGCAAGTCGGTCAGGCAACCAGCTTGCAGAACATCCGCTTCGAGATGATCAGGGGAGGCGGCGACGCCAACAAGCAGCAAGGTATCTTCATGGACAACGGCTCCGGTGGTTTCATGTCCGACCTGACCTTCAATGGCGGCAACTACGGCATGTTCGTTGGCAACCAGCAGTTCACCACCCGCAACCTGAGCTTCAACGACTGCAACACGGCTGTTTTCATGAACTGGAACTGGGCCTGGACCTTCAagtccatctccatcaacaacTGCCAGGTCGGTCTCAATATGTCCAACGCGCCTCAGAATCAGACAGTTGGCTCCGTTCTTCTGCTCGACAGCTCGGTAACCAACACTCCCACGGGCGTTGTCACCGCGTTCACGCAGGACAGTATTCCCGTGGGCGGCGGGGTGTTGATCCTTGAGAATGTCGATTTTACCGGCTCCAATGTGGCCGTGGCCGGTATCAGTGGGAACACCATCCTCAAAGGCGGATCTGTTGTGGCTAGCTGGATTCAGGGTAACACCTACAGTCCAGCAAACTCTCTCAACAAGCGGGCCACTCAGGGCAAGGTTCGCGTGGTGACAGAGACGGTGGTCGAGACCGTCCTTGCTTGCCCTGCGCAGCACAGTGAGACCCTAGAGTCCGCCCCGGCAAGAACAGCAACTGCGGCAGCGTCGACAGAGGCTCGCCAATCGAATGCAGATGCTTACGAGTCGACTCAGGTAGCAGGCCAGCCCAGTGCAGCCAAGACTACCCCTGTGGTGTACCCCACTCTGTCTGGTGGCCTTTCCAAGCCTGGTTTTAGTTCTGGTTCGACCATCAGCTCTCAAGGGCCATCGAGTGGAAACATGCCTGCCCCACCTGCGGAAACTGTCGCGGCCGGAAAgcctccagcagctccatCTGGTGGCGGCTCCACTGGAGAGACGCCTGTCGTCGTTCCAAATGCTCCCCAGACCACGAGCACCAAGCCAAATATTCCCACTGCGCAggcctccgcctcctcggccACGGCCGCTTCGATAGCCGTGTCCCACAGTGCCGCTGCATGCGCGAGCAAGGCAATCACCAAGACCCGTGTTCAGACCGTCATGTCTCAAGCGACCAAGCCAAGCTCGTTATTGAATGGCCCGAAGGTGTTTGAGCGATCCAAGCCGCAGTACGCGGAATACGCCGCTTCGTCCTTTGTGAGCGTCAAGTCGGCCGGTGCCAAGGGTGATGGCCAGACCGATGACACCGCCGCCATCCAAAAAGTGCTGAATAGCGTGACGGAAGACCAGATCGTCTACTTTGATCACGGTGCCTACATCATCACCGACACTATCAAAGTGCCCAAGAACATCAAAATCACCGGTGAGGTCTGGCCCCTTCTCATGGCTCACGGCGAGAAATTTGCCGACGAAAAGAACCCAATTCCCCTACTTCAGATTGGTCAGCCCGGCGAAAAGGGCTCTGTGGAGATCACCGACCTCGCCATCCAGACCAAGGGCCCGGCACCTGGGGCAATCCTGATGGAATGGAATGTTGCCGAAGCCAGCCAGGGATCTGTGGGTATGTGGGATGTGCACTTCCGCATTGGCGGCTCCGCGGGCACGGAATTGCAGAGCGACAAGTGCTCCAAGACGCCCAAGATGACCACAACCCCCAACCCGCAGTGCATCGGCGCGTTCATGTTGCTGCATCTTACAGAGCAGGCAAGCGCCTACATCGAGAACGCTTGGTTCTGGACGGCGGACCACGAGCTCGATCTGGCGGACCACAACCAGATCAACATCTACAACGGTCGTGGTGTCCTGATAGAGAGCAATGGACCCGTCTGGTTGTATGGCACGGCCTCGGAACACCACCAGCTGTACAACTACCAGGTTGCGAACGCCCAAAACGTGTTcatggccttgatccagACCGAGACGCCATACTACCAGTCCAACCCAGACGCACTGACACCCTTCACGCCCCAGACCACATGGAACGATCCTACCTTCTCCCACTGCACAACCGCCTCGTGCCGCAAGGCCTGGGGTCTGCGCGTCATGAACACCTCAGATCTGTTCGTGTACGGGGCGGGTCTGTacagcttcttcgagaacTATGGCCAGACATGCTTGGATACCGAGTCGTGCCAGGAAAACATGGTGGAGGTGGACTGCTCGAATGTCCATTTGTACGGACTAAGCACCAAGGCCAGCGTCAACATGATCACGTCGTCCAACGGCGCGGGGATTGTGCCACAGGACGAGAACGAGAGTAACTTTTGCTCTACTATTGCTCTCTTTGAACAATCGTGA
- a CDS encoding transcription factor domain-containing protein: MRAYVVVLTGNTLPTPNAEFTAELQPSSWYNASFRDPEEISDLSRAKALEQGSRRLLLCESFKYKNYILTLPGPHAAGMESPPPASHAAKTKSAELRGSPEALSSSGSRSDHLLSAGYLGPTSFVSVLGEGDGANELVTAADESSAASSVPAWWAKRASEVVGHLVVFPALKQLILEFYGVSQAAVIAAPFILNALSQMQDTYHAYLLDQGEAEIPALVETVLDNTGQKFNAPPTVDGAHFHRLYTGSCLRLEILGVVYALAGRASQFGLGEPKNKLLSSRFARRMLAASDTALETCRYLSPVNDLTLWLLHENLLLSTLVLGHSSSVTWHRLGELATCIFELGLHQDSDERIDLPDFLLESRRRLFAAVYQLDKSIVTFLGRPPRISRRHSNCRLPLDISDEALTGSRELAQRSVTAEGWSCHAVYQRSAWIRVRFLISTFREEILELSLTKPSENREEQLSHLHYTEDCWNAHQPISVKVMLIVSYLAFLYNEFLVQRLLALNSTGYSAALVDVSSTILSTVLTFGRQQEWAVDIHRDFIWTLLLYGFPSASVLLRALQMHASTSQLPSLYPRGILVRHLSVFISHLESMAGPDTANNAFFSRATRVFSRIMDEILAPEVVTTTESSAVDFVDDLDVSLFQDFEGVGLLDTMEFASVLDPVLY; this comes from the exons ATGCGGGCGTACGTAGTAGTGTTGACAGGGAATACTCTCCCAACACCGAACGCCGAATTCACTGCTGAGCTACAACCCTCGAGTTGGTACAATGCGTCATTTAGGGATCCCGAGGAAATATCCGACCTCTCTCGAGCCAAAGCACTCGAGCAGGGAAGTAGACGCCTGCTGTTATGTGAGTCGTTTAAGTACAAGAACTATATATTGACCCTTCCAGGGCCTCACGCCGCCGGAATGGAAAGCCCGCCTCCTGCGAGCCATGCCGCAAAGACAAAGTCCG CCGAACTCCGTGGGTCACCCGAGGCTTTGTCGTCTTCAGGTTCGAGGTCAGACCACTTGTTGTCAGCGGGATACTTGGGACCGACCAGTTTTGTTTCTGTTCTGGGCGAAGGAGACGGTGCGAATGAGCTAGTtactgctgctgatgaaagTTCTGCGGCATCGTCTGTTCCAGCGTGGTGGGCGAAGAGAGCTAGCGAGGTCGTCGGCCATCTCGTAGTATTCCCTGCTCTCAAGCAACTGATACTGGAATTCTATGGCGTCAGTCAGGCTGCTGTGATTGCAGCACCTTTCATCCTGAATGCACTCTCCCAGATGCAGGATACCTACCATGCGTACCTGTTGGATCAAGGAGAGGCAGAAATTCCGGCGTTGGTTGAAACGGTCCTTGACAACACCGGGCAGAAATTTAATGCCCCACCTACGGTGGACGGAGCGCACTTCCACAGGCTCTACACAGGGTCATGCCTGCGTTTGGAGATACTTGGCGTGGTTTATGCTCTGGCAGGTCGAGCGAGTCAATTCGGATTGGGGGAACCAAAGAATAAGCTCCTGTCCTCACGTTTTGCGCGCAGGATGCTCGCGGCAAGTGACACCGCACTTGAAACGTGCAGATATCTATCGCCTGTGAATGACCTTACGCTCTGGCTACTCCATGAAAACCTTCTCCTGTCCACGCTGGTTCTCGGCCACTCGA GCTCGGTGACGTGGCATCGGCTAGGCGAACTCGCGACATGCATTTTCGAGCTTGGTTTGCACCAGGACTCGGATGAACGCATTGATCTTCCGGACTTTCTCCTGGAGTCCAGACGCAGGCTATTCGCCGCTGTCTATCAATTGGACAAGAGCATTGTGACCTTCTTGGGTCGACCGCCCCGGATCTCGCGGAGGCATTCCAATTGCCGTCTACCTCTTGATATCAGTGATGAGGCTCTCACTGGGAGTAGAGAGCTTGCGCAAAGATCGGTGACGGCGGAAGGGTGGAGTTGTCATGCTGTCTACCAGCGTTCAGCCTGGATCCGCGTGCGCTTCCTCATCAGCACGTTCCGGGAGGAAATCCTGGAGTTGTCCCTGACAAAGCCCAGCGAGAACCGAGAAGAGCAATTGAG TCATCTTCACTATACAGAGGACTGCTGGAACGCTCATCAACCAATCAGTGTCAAGGTCATGCTCATTGTCTCGTACCTGGCGTTTCTCTACAATGAGTTTCTAGTGCAGCGGCTGTTGGCTCTCAACAGCACAGGATATAGTGCTGCGTTAGTCGACGTCAGTTCGACCATCCTCTCGACGGTCTTGACCTTTGGCAGACAACAGGAATGGGCTGTTGATATCCATCGCGACTTTATCTGGACA cttctcctctaCGGTTTTCCCAGCGCGAGTGTTTTGCTCAGAGCGCTCCAAATGCACGCCAGTACAAGCCAGTTACCGAGCCTCTATCCTCGAGGCATTCTCGTTCGGCACCTCAGCGTCTTTATCTCGCATCTCGAGTCAATGGCCGGGCCAGACACCGCCAACAATGCATTTTTCAGCCGAGCGACTCGAGTCTTTTCTCGCATCATGGACGAAATTCTCGCTCCCGAAGTGGTGACGACAACTGAATCCTCTGCTGTAGATTTCGTTGATGATCTAGACGTGTCCTTGTTTCAGGATTTCGAAGGAGTCGGCCTCTTGGATACGATGGAGTTCGCATCCGTCCTTGATCCAGTTTTGTATTAG